TGCTCTGGTCCGGTGTCTTCGAGCGCCATCCGGGCCTCAAGTTCGGTGTCGCGGAGTCGGGTTGCTGGTGGCTCCCGAACCTGCTGTGGTTCATGGACCGCCTCTATCTGGGCGCGCACGGCGGCAAGAAGCTGTCCCCCTTCGCGGAGTTGAAGCGTCCGCCGCACGAGTACCTCGACCGCCAGGTCTTCATCTGCGCGACCAACACCAAGCGCCGTGAACTGGCCCAGCGCTACGAGATCGGCGTCGACAACATCCTCTGGGGCAGCGACTTCCCGCATCCCGAGGGCACCTGGCCCGACACGCGCGCGTGGCTGTCGCGGACCTTCCACGACATCCCCGTCGCCGAGACGCGCCGGATGCTCGGCCTGGCGGCGGCGGACGTCTTCGGCTTCGACACGCAGAAGCTGGCGCCGCTGGCCCGCCGCATCGGCCCCACCCCGGCCGACCTCGGCCAGAGCGCCGACCAGAGCGCCGTCGAGGCGTCCTGGGCCCGCTCGCGCGAGGTCGGCCGCCACTGGCTGACCGACCACGACTTCCCGGTACTGGGGGCGACTTCATGACCGACCGCTACACGGTGATCTCCGCCGACTGCCACGCGGGCGCCGATCTCCTCGACTACCGGCCGTACCTGGCCAAGGAACACCACGACGCGTTCGACGCCTGGGCGGCCACCTACGTCAACCCGTACGAGGATCTGCTCGCCGACACGGCCGACAAGAACTGGAACTCCGAGCGGCGCCTCGCCGAGCTGGAGCGGGACGGGATCGTCGCGGAGGTCATCTTCCCGAACACGATCCCGCCGTTCTTCCCGTCCGCGTCCCTGATGGCACCGGCGCCCACGGCCGAGGAGCTCGCACTGCGGTGGGCGGGCCTGCGGGCCCACAACCGCTGGCTGGCGGACTTCTGCGCGGCCGCGCCGGGCCGCCGGGCGGGCGTGTGCCAGATCCTCCTGAACGACGTCGAGGAGGCCGTGAAGGAGATCCGCTGGGCCGCGGGCGCGGGCCTCAAGGGCGGGCTCCTGCTGCCCGGCACACCGCCGGGCTCGGGCCTGCCCGAGCTGTACTCGTCGGCGTACGACCCGATCTGGGCCGTCTGCGCCGAGCTGGGCGTGCCGGTGAACCACCACGCGGGCTCGGCCTCACCGCCGCTGGGCGACGAGCCCGCCGCCCGCGCGGTCTTCATGGTGGAGACCACCTGGTTCTCGCACCGGGCGCTGTGGCACCTGGTGTTCGGCGGCGCGTTCCGCCGTCACCCGGAGCTGAAGCTGGTCCTCACCGAACAAGGCTCGGGCTGGATCCCCGGGGTGCTGGACATGCTGGACTACTACCACGGCAGGCTGGTCGCGGCCGCCACCAAGTCCTCCACCGCGGAGTCGAAGTTCGGCGCGGGCCTCGCCGACTCCATGGGCAAGGGGCCCTCGCAGGTGTGGCGCGACAACTGCTTCGTGGGCGCCAGCTTCATGCGCCCGCACGAGGTGCCGCTGCGGGACCGCATCGGCCTCGACAAGATCATGTGGGGCAGCGACTACCCGCACGACGAGGGCACCTACCCGTACTCCCGCGAGGGCCTGCGCATCGCCTACGCCGGCCTGCCCCGCGAGGAGATCGCCGCGATGGCCGGCGGCAACGCGGCCCATGTGTACGGCTTCGACCTCGACCTCCTCGACCCGATCGCGGCCAAGGTCGGCCCGACCGTCGAGGAACTCGCCGAGCCCCTGGAGGAGCCACCGGCCGACGCGACCAGCCCGGCGTTCGCGAAGGGGGGGTCGGTACGGGTCTGGTGACGGCGTACCGGGTCGGTACGCGACCGGGGGCGCCCGGAGTGCGATCCTCCCCGTGTGACCGACTCGACGCACGACGAGGCCCACGGCGGGACGCTCGGCTCGCGGCTGAACTGGCTGCGGGCCGCCGTCCTCGGGGCCAATGACGGCATCGTGTCCACGGCGGGTCTCGTCGTGGGCGTGGCAGGAGCCACCGACGACCGTTCCGCGCTGCTCACGGCGGGCCTCGCGGGGCTGCTGGCAGGCTCCATGTCGATGGCGGCGGGGGAGTACGTCTCCGTGTCCACGCAGCGGGACTCGGAGATGGCCGCGCTGGCGACGGAGCGGCGCGAACTCCGGGAACAGCCGGAGGCGGAGCTTCTGGAGCTGACCGGCCTGCTGGAGGAGCGGGGGCTGTCGCGCGAGGTGGCCCGGGAGGCGGCGGAGCAGCTCACCGAACGGGACGCGCTGCGCGCCCACGCGCGCGTGGAGCTCGGCATCGACCCCGACGACCTCACCAACCCGTGGCACGCGGCCTGGGCGAGCTTCCTGGCCTTCACCGTCGGCGCGCTCCTGCCGCTGCTCGCGATCGTCCTCCCGCCGACCAGCTG
Above is a genomic segment from Streptomyces sp. R21 containing:
- a CDS encoding amidohydrolase family protein, with translation MTDRYTVISADCHAGADLLDYRPYLAKEHHDAFDAWAATYVNPYEDLLADTADKNWNSERRLAELERDGIVAEVIFPNTIPPFFPSASLMAPAPTAEELALRWAGLRAHNRWLADFCAAAPGRRAGVCQILLNDVEEAVKEIRWAAGAGLKGGLLLPGTPPGSGLPELYSSAYDPIWAVCAELGVPVNHHAGSASPPLGDEPAARAVFMVETTWFSHRALWHLVFGGAFRRHPELKLVLTEQGSGWIPGVLDMLDYYHGRLVAAATKSSTAESKFGAGLADSMGKGPSQVWRDNCFVGASFMRPHEVPLRDRIGLDKIMWGSDYPHDEGTYPYSREGLRIAYAGLPREEIAAMAGGNAAHVYGFDLDLLDPIAAKVGPTVEELAEPLEEPPADATSPAFAKGGSVRVW
- a CDS encoding VIT family protein — translated: MTDSTHDEAHGGTLGSRLNWLRAAVLGANDGIVSTAGLVVGVAGATDDRSALLTAGLAGLLAGSMSMAAGEYVSVSTQRDSEMAALATERRELREQPEAELLELTGLLEERGLSREVAREAAEQLTERDALRAHARVELGIDPDDLTNPWHAAWASFLAFTVGALLPLLAIVLPPTSWRLLVTVISVLASLVVTGWASARLGSADARRAMLRNVAGGALAMAVTYAAGALLGAAGV